A part of Podarcis raffonei isolate rPodRaf1 chromosome 12, rPodRaf1.pri, whole genome shotgun sequence genomic DNA contains:
- the LOC128424020 gene encoding succinate--CoA ligase [ADP-forming] subunit beta, mitochondrial-like → MICRQAVSMVKLLGRNAMARVLGGNPGFNSHGLPMQQQRSLSLHEYLCMKLLKDAGVSVPYGLVARTPEEAYQVARDMGTTDLVVKAQVLTGGREKGTFEGGLKGGVRIVYSPEEAREIASLMIGKKIFTKQTGEEGQICNQVLICERRYLRREHYFAIMMEMSFQGPVIIASSQGGVAIEDIAAGKPEAIIKEPVDIVEGLRNDQALKLAQKMGFPSNLTYDAADNMMKLYDFFIQHDALMVEINPMVEDSTGKVMCMDAKIIFDSNSAFRQKKIFDLQDWTQVTEEDRDAAHAELNYIGLDGNIGCLVNGAGLAMATMDIIKLNGGTPANYLNVGGGATVEQVTEAFKLITSNANVQAILVNIFGGLMRCDVIANGIIMSVKDLDLKIPIVMRLQGTRVEDAKVLIAESGLRILPCDDLDKAAKMAVKLSAIMNLAREAEVDVMFQLPP, encoded by the coding sequence ATGATCTGCAGGCAGGCGGTGAGCATGGTGAAACTGCTGGGGAGGAACGCCATGGCCAGGGTGCTGGGTGGGAACCCAGGATTTAATAGCCACGGGCTGCCCATGCAGCAACAAAGGAGCTTGTCTCTGCACGAGTACCTGTGCATGAAGCTCTTGAAAGACGCCGGCGTTTCCGTTCCCTACGGACTGGTTGCAAGGACACCAGAAGAAGCCTACCAGGTGGCAAGAGACATGGGCACCACGGACCTGGTGGTTAAGGCGCAGGTTTTGACAGGAGGGCGGGAGAAGGGGACCTTTGAGGGCGGCCTGAAAGGAGGAGTGAGGATCGTCTATTCTCCGGAAGAAGCCCGGGAGATCGCCTCCCTGATGATTGGCAAGAAGATCTTCACCAAGCAGACGGGAGAAGAGGGCCAGATCTGCAACCAAGTCCTCATCTGCGAGCGCAGGTACCTCCGGAGGGAACACTACTTTGCGATCATGATGGAGATGTCCTTCCAGGGCCCCGTGATCATCGCCAGCTCCCAGGGGGGCGTCGCCATCGAAGACATTGCGGCGGGGAAACCTGAGGCCATCATCAAGGAGCCCGTCGACATTGTTGAAGGCCTTCGGAACGACCAGGCCCTGAAGCTCGCCCAGAAGATGGGCTTCCCTTCTAACCTGACGTACGATGCTGCGGACAATATGATGAAGCTCTACGACTTCTTCATTCAGCACGACGCCCTCATGGTGGAGATCAACCCCATGGTGGAGGACTCGACGGGGAAAGTGATGTGCATGGATGCCAAGATCATTTTCGACAGCAACTCGGCGTTTCGCCAGAAGAAGATCTTTGACCTGCAGGACTGGACCCAGGTGACGGAGGAAGACAGAGATGCCGCCCACGCGGAGCTCAACTACATCGGCTTAGACGGGAACATCGGGTGCCTGGTGAACGGCGCTGGCTTGGCAATGGCTACCATGGACATCATCAAGCTCAACGGAGGAACCCCGGCCAACTACCTCAACGTCGGAGGCGGCGCCACCGTGGAGCAAGTGACGGAGGCCTTCAAGCTCATCACGTCCAACGCAAACGTGCAGGCCATCCTGGTCAACATTTTTGGGGGGCTCATGAGGTGCGACGTCATCGCGAACGGCATCATCATGTCGGTCAAAGACCTGGATCTCAAAATACCGATCGTCATGCGGTTGCAAGGCACGCGGGTCGAAGACGCGAAGGTTTTGATCGCTGAGAGTGGCCTGAGGATCTTGCCCTGCGACGATCTGGATAAAGCCGCCAAAATGGCCGTGAAGCTCTCGGCAATAATGAACCTGGCAAGGGAAGCGGAAGTGGATGTTATGTTCCAGTTGCCACCCTGA
- the LOC128424030 gene encoding enkurin-like has protein sequence MTAFYAEEIIYNLIPKEEKKPMKTVRFMSTFKPTVIREIQERKTAPSKTMGIPKLYIPTPREFLRKHANEPKLLKRRRNQGMKKPPGLNVPERNDHPIMGIRSKKDYISSNVAEAIMAVAKKPLRACVDVRKGDKFLLDDSGLIQRYLHKKDFGVTPKYIKKRIMDAKKAQEESDAYLQQALMQKGLTRLSKAEKEKIMEGLKKNWEEINHEYQSLSVFLDSIPRRLRKEKMEVEMMQLEHYIKLLEKHDIVYISSV, from the exons ATGACTGCCTTCTATGCCGAGGAGATTATCTACAACCTGATACCCAAAGAGGAGAAAAAACCTATGAAGACAGTCAG GTTTATGTCGACTTTCAAGCCAACTGTGATACGCGAAATCCAAGAGAGGAAGACGGCGCCCTCCAAAACCATGGGGATCCCCAAGCTCTACATCCCCACTCCGAGAGAGTTTCTTCGGAAGCATGCCAACGAACCCAAGCTCTTAAAGC GAAGAAGGAACCAAGGCATGAAGAAGCCGCCAGGGCTGAATGTGCCCGAGAGGAACGACCACCCCATCATGGGCATCCGAAGCAAGAAGGATTACATCTCCTCAAACGTCGCCGAGGCCATCATGGCCGTGGCCAAGAAGCCCCTCCGGGCATGTGTTGACGTGCGGAAGGGAGACAAGTTCCTCCTGGATGATTCGGGGCTCATTCAAAGATACCTCCACAAAAAG GATTTTGGTGTGACACCAAAATACATTAAGAAGCGGATAATGGACGCCAAGAAGGCTCAGGAGGAGAGCGATGCTTACCTCCAGCAAGCCCTCATGCAGAAAGGCCTGACAAGACTCTCCaaggcagagaaggagaaaatcATGGAG GGCCTGAAGAAAAACTGGGAGGAGATCAACCACGAATACCAAAGTCTTTCCGTTTTCCTCGATTCGATTCCGAGGAGACTTCGCAAAGAgaagatggaggtggagatgatGCAGCTGGAACACTACATCAAACTACTCGAGAAACACGACATTGTGTATATTTCAAGCGTCTAG